The sequence GAAGGGTGAGGTTTTATCtagctcctccactcctcctgagGCCTAGGACCACACAGCGTGTGAAAACCTGGCCTGCCGAGCTGCTGAGGCGGACACACCTCTGGTGTGGTTGTAGTGTGTTTCACTGATAGCACGCGGGTGTGTTATTCCCTCAACAACTACTGCCACGCACACATGcaagcatgcacgcacgcacacacacacacacacacacacacacacacacacacacacacacacacacacacacacacacacacacacacacacacacacacacacacacacacatacacacagacacacacaccagagagatcagCTGGGAGATCAGCAGAAATATCCACCGTGTCAAACAAGGAAATGAGGCTCTAGGTGACTGTTAGGTTCTCCACTTTGTTTCTAGTGCTTATCTTCTGAATTCATTTGAGGATGAGGTATGCAGCTGTATCTACACAACTGATTTGCTAGAAGCATAGAACACCCCTTTTGAGatctgaaaacatctgacaaaTGTATATTTGGGAGTGTAATGTCCCTTTAACTATCCACTCTCTCGAACAAGGAAATAAGGGCTTAAAGTGACAGCCAGGTTCTTCATCCAGGTTCTTCGCTTTATTTCTGTGCGTCATGCTGGCCGTTTCAGCCCAGGCTGATGAGGGCCAGAGACTTTGGATAACCTATTCTGGGTTTAAAAGCAGCGCTGTGTTCGTTTTATAATGGCAGATTTGAGGCTTGGAGGGGATCTGAGGATCTGTCTGTGGTTCACCACTGTAAGCTTGTTGTTGAGGCCCCTAAGTGGGGATAATGATCAAAGGGAAGAGCTGAAAATGGGCCTAATGTTGTAAAACCTTCTTTTCTCTGTCTTGACTTTCCTTATTTCTTTTAAATTCAAGTTAAGTTTCAGTTGATTTTTCCCCCTTAATTTAGAACGAGAAAAACGAACAAAAAGAAAGATGAATTAAAGTTTGCGAACGCAAGCCTGCAAGTAGATATTAGGATCTGTTGTAGGATTTTGTCTAGTGGAACCAAGCTATcctttgtgtttgtgtgcctggAGGGGTGAATTGTATTTGGCCAGCACATCTGAGCCCATCATGTTTGTCAGGGTTTTCTCCCCTTTAAGGTTGTGACCACTATGGCCTTCCTGGAAATGTCAAGCCCTTCCATATTTAGATGCAGTCCTTCAAAAACCACTCTTCCTTTTCTCTCCGTCTTTTCTCTCCGTCGTTTCTCTCCAAGTGGCCTAAAGGGAGCTTTGAAAGACGAGTCATTCAAGCAGGTATGGCATCAATAGCTTCTTCAGCCACTTACGCCGTCTTAAGGTAAACTAAAAAGCCAACTCTGTAATAGGGCTGGATACACAATGCCAGTGTCTGGCCCGTTTTTACGCTTTCAAATAAAGTCAGGCCTCAAATTAACTCCCCATGACTCAATGGAcggatcccaaatggcaccctatgccctatatagtgcattacttttgaccagggaaggactttggttgaaagtagtgcactacgtagggagtgAATTCCTTTTGGGAAGCAGTCAATGTGATAGCAATTAGCTTCCAGGTTGGGCCCTCGACCTCCTGTCACAGATTTCCCAGTCTTGTTAACTTGTCCAAGCTatggtgttttttttctctctctagtgaaatgtgaaatcaaactgttttCATTAGGAACATGGTTTGCTGATAATGAGTTTAAAGTATGTGTTATATGAGCTATGTTTACAGGGAAACCATCTATCAGAATGTTTTCATTAATTCACCTCATACAGTAGTTTCGTTAGCAGAGCTAGTTATTGACCTGCATaattgttttaaatgtttttatttatgtaacctttatttaaccaggcaagtcagttaagaacaaattcttattttacaatgacggcctaccccggccaaaccctccccaatccggacgatgctgggccaattgtgcgcacccctatgggactcccgatcacgatactgcccgggatcgaaccagggtctatagtgacgccttgagcactgagatgcaatgccttagacagCTGTGCTGCAAGCAAGCTTACAAGCCAGGTTCTTACTTCCATTGCTCACAGCTTAACACCCTCAGGCGAACTCTTAGGGACAGTTTCCTGTACTCAAATGATTCATAGTCCTGGATTTAAAATCATGATCAATGGAAAATCCTTTGAGAAGTGAAAGTGCTGTTTAGTAAAGGACATTCTGCGTCTGGGAAACTGGTCTAAAAAGCTTGCTTTTTGGGAAATGTAACCATGCATTAGGCCATTGATGGAGGGTCCCAATCCTATAGGCATAATCAGACAATGTGTGGGGAGACCAAGCTTTCAACAGATTATTGCAGTGCATGGGGATGAATTGGGCAGTGAAATGTACAGAAGTACCTCATGTCTGCAGCTAGTCAACATGCTTCCACTTATCTAtaaccaccccctctctcctctttctatctctctctctctctctctctctattccctcacATTCTctttctaacccctctctctcccccctctatttctctctcttagtTTATCCATCCCATCTTATTTTCTcggctagctctctctctctctctcctctctctcctctctctctctcttccccctccacacccttctccccctctctctattctttacccccctctctcttagtggggtttgaagtggtgttccctGGACTTTGTTCCCTAAACAGCCTGGGTTTGTTGTGTCTACATGGCTGGTCTTTGGCAGAGCTGTACCCTGGGTTGAAACCTAATCTAACGCTGCTCTCTCCTCACCACAAGAGGTGGTGGTTTCTATCCTCACCGCAAGAGGAGGTGGTTTCTCTGATCCTCTGTGGCTGCAGTGTTGGAGACATTTTTTTCAGAGATCAGGGAGAGGGCGGACTGGGCTCCCTGGTTGGGCATGGGACCGGGGCGAGGGCGGACTGGGCTCCCTGGTTGGGCATGGGACTGGGGCGAGTGTGGAGTGGGCTCCCTGGTTGGGCATGGGACCGGGGCGAGGGCGGACTGGGCTCCCTGGTTGGGCATGGGACCGGGGCGAGTGTGGAGTGGGCTCCCTGGTCGGGCATGGGACCGGGGCGAGTGTAGAGTGGGCTCCCTGGTTGGGACAAGGGACCGGGGCGAGGGCGGACTGGGCTCCCTGGTTGGGCATGGGACCGGGGCGAGTGTGGAGTGGGCTCCCTAGTTGGGCATGGGACCGGGGCGAGGGCGGACTGGGCTCCCTGGTTGGGCATGGGACCGGGGCGAGGGCGGACTGGGCTCCCTGGTTGGGCATGGGACCGGGGCGAGTGTGGAGTGGGCTCCCTGGTTGGGCATGGGACCGGGGCGAGGGCGGACTGGGCTCCCTGGTTGGGCATGGGACCGGGGCGAGTGTGGAGTGGGCTCCCTGGTTGGGCATGGGACCGGGGCGAGTGTGGAGTGGGCTCCCTGGTTGGGCATGGGACCGGGGCGAGGGCGGACTGGGCTCCCTGGTTGGGCATGGGACCGGGGCGAGTGTGGAGTGGGCTCCCTGGTTGGGCATGGGACCGGGGCGAGGGCGGACTGGGCTCCCTGGTTGGGCATGGGACCGGGGCGAGTGTGGAGTGGGCTCCCTGGTCGGGCATGGGACCGGGGCGAGTGTGGAGTGGGCTCCCTGGTTGGGCATGGGACAGGGGCGAGTGTGGAGTGGGCTCCCTGGTTGGGCATGGGACAGGGGCGAGTGTGGAGTGGGCTCCCTGGTTGGGGCAAGGGACCGGGGCGAGTGTGGAGTGGGCTCCCTGGTTGGGCATGGGACAGGGGCGAGTGTGGACTGGGCTCCCTGGTTGGGACAAGGGACCGGGGCGAGGGCGGACTGGGCTCCCTGGTTGGGCATGGGACAGGGGCGAGTGTGGACTGGGCTCCCTGGTCGGGCATGGGACCGGGGCGAGTGTGGAGTGGGCTCCCTGGTTGGGCATGGGACAGGGGCGAGTGTGGAGTGGGCTCCCTGGTTGGGCATGGGACAGGGGCGAGTGTGGACTGGGCTCCCTGGTTGGGGCATGGGACCGGTGCGAGGACGGAGTGGGCTCCCTGGTTGGGGCAAGGGACCGGGGCGAGGGCGGACTGGGCTCCCTGGTTGGGGCATGGGACCGGTGCGAGGACGGAGTGGGCTCCCTGCTTGGGGCAAGGGACCGGGGCAAGGGTGGAGTGGGCTCCCTGGTTGGGGCATAGAGTTCCCACCCGTTTTAGTACTATGTGTCTACTGGAATCTCCCTAATCTTTACCCTTGGTGTCTGAGATGGAAGTGAACGAGGTCAGAGTGAGAAGAATACGTTTTTAAGCAGACATCTCAGAAACATGATGATATATCAGCTTAGGTGACATATAACTACAATGGTTAAATGTCACTATATTTAACATGTACTAATATGACCCTGTCATTTTCTGAGGCTTTTTGCAGATACAGGAAACAATGGACGTCAACCCTTTGTGTCCTGTGAAACCTTCACTTTGTGACCTGTGTGAGTCCAGTTATTGGTCATTCTATGGTGCGGTTGTTTTTCTTTGTGAAGGTGTCCGTGTGCTATGAGCTCAGATCACATCTGATGAAGTCTGGAAGAAGGTGGAGGCTGATAATAAGCAAGAGGTCAAAGATGAGATTGAACAGTGCTTAGGCCTTAGTGAAGTTGACACCCTTAGCGTGCTGCCTCTGGTTCAGCTGCTGCTACTGTGTATCTGCTTTGCCCCGACCCTGTTTGGCCTCACACTACCCCAACCCTgcactcttacacacacacacgcacgcacgcacacacgcgcacacgcgcacacgcgcacacgcgcacacacacacacacacacacacgcacacacgcacgcacgcacgcgcgcacgcgtgcacgcgcgcgcgcacacgcacacgcacacgcacacgcacacacacacacacacacacacacacacatatacctcacctcacctcctcacctccacatTCTCATATATTCATTACTCCAGGTCCCCTGGCCTCGTCACTCTCCAGGCTCAGGGTAGCTAACATGTAGCCCAGTAGTGTGTTTTATTAGCCACTCATCTAACACAGCACTAATTACTTCCTTAGGGACCCTCccttcgcacacacacacacacacacacacacacacacacacacacacacacacacacacacacacacacacacacacacacacacacacacacacacacacacacacacacacactctacagcaCAGAAAATCGGTCTTGAAAATCTCCTACTCTTTTTGGCGAAAACTTTTTATTCCACGAGACTGGCATAAATCTGTTCCCGCTCCCCCATTTCATAATgtcaggcagaaagagagagtgaggtaaATAGTTTTATATTGATTGATTCTGTCTTTATGTTTCATTTTCTGTAATGGAAAGACTTATACCTTGGATGGCCAAGACTGGGCTTGTGGCTGAGTGTTTTATCTGTGATTGTGGCACCGTTTGGCAAGTACTTTTGATTAGTGAGTACCATAGGAAATACCCCTGGTTGATGCACTAACACTTGGTAAGGATATGTTATAAAATACTGTAGTGCTTAAATTCTGATGCTTTTCTTATATGTTCTTCCCAAATTCAATATGGAATCTTTATTGAATGTACGTCACACATGCATTCCCTGAAGATTCCATATTTACATTTGGATGACGGAGAAAAGCTTAacatgttgtcacgttcctgacctatttatgttagtttttgtgtgttagttggtcaggacgtgaggttgggtgggcattctatgttatctgtttctatgttggttttggtttgcctggtatggctcttgattagaggcaggtggtttgcgtttgcctctaattaagagtcatatttaggtagggcattctcactgtttgtttgtgggtgattgtctcctgtgtcagtatgtttgttcgtaccacactggactgtagcgtttgtttgtttcgttttcgtttcgatgtcgtctgtttcctgtacgtaagtttatgtttagttatgtaagtttatgttcaggtttcgtcaacgtcgttttgttattttgtagtttgaaagtgttttgtttcgtttcgtgtttgccatcatcgttgtttaataaagatggcttatttcccaaagcctgcgttttggtctgaggatccttctctcctcacctcatccgaggatgaggagagcgtcacccgttacagaatcacccaccaacacgctaagaccaagcggcaagggaaaacgaaacggagtaagggacaggagagaaaggagcaatggacatgggacgatgttttggatggaaagggttgctacacttgggaggagatcctggctgggagggatcgcctcccatgggaacaggtggaggcattgaggagagcagaggctacctgggagaggaaccggagctatgagggaacgcgtctggcacggaagccgaaaaagcccgtaagtaattcccaaaaatttcttgggggggggctaggagatagtgggccaagggcaggtaggagacctgcgcccacttcccaggcttaccgtggagagcgggagtacgggcaggcgccgtgttacgcagtagagcgcacggtgtctcctgtacgagtgcatagcccagtgcgggttattccacctccccgcactggtagggctagattgggtattgagccaggtgtcatgaggccggctcaacgcgtctggtctccagtgcgtctcctcgggccggcatacatggcaccggccttacgcatggtttccccggttcgcctacatagcccggtgcgggttattccacctccccgcactggtcgggcaaccgggagcattcaaccaggtaaggttgggcaagctcaatgctcaagagtgccagtacgcctccacggtccggtatttccggcaccacctccccgccccagcctagtacctacagtgtatacactacgcactaggctaccagtgcatatcctgagccctgttcctcctccacgcactctccctgtagtgcgtgtatctagcccggtgcctccagttccgggtccacgcactaagctaccagtgcgtctccagagccctgtacacactgtatattctccccctactaatcctgatgtgcttgtcctcagcccggcgtcaccagtgccggtaccacgcatcagggatagagtaggctttgagaatacagtgtgccctgtccctgctccccgcactagtaggaaggtgcttgtcattagcacggtgcctccagttccggcaccacgcaccaggtctacagtgcgccatatccggccagagccatccgtctccccagcgccatctgagccatccgtctccccaacgccatctgagccatccgtctccccagcgccatctgagccatccgtctccccagcgccgtctgagccatccgtctgccaggagcctgcaaagccgcccgtctgccatgagcctgcaaagccgcccgtctgccatgagcctacagagccgtcagccagacaggagccgctagagccgtcagccagacaggagccgctagagccgtcagccagacaggagccgctagagccgtcagccagacaggatctgccagagccgccaaccagacaggatctgccagagccgccaaccagacaggatctgccagagccgccaaccagacaggatctgccagagccgccaaccagacaggatctgccagagccgccaaccagacaggatctgccagagccgccaaccagacaggatctgccagagccgccagcgagccatgagcagccagagccgtcagagcgccatgagcagccagagccgtcagagcgccatgagcagccagagccgtcagagcgccatgagcagccagagccgtcagagcgccatgagcagccagagccgtcagagcgccatgagcagccagagccgtcagagcgccatgagcgtcgagagccgtcagcctgccatgagcgtcgagagccgtcagcctgccatgagcgtcgagagccgtcagcctgccatgagcgtcgagagccgtcagcctgccatgagcgtcgagagccgtcagcctgccatgagcgtcgagagccgtcagcctgccatgagcgtcgagagccgtcagccagccatgagcatcgagagtcgtcagtcagccatgggctgcccttcagcctgaaaaggctagatacccagaactgcccatcagtccagagctgtctctctgtccggagctgcctttcagtccggagttgcccctctatcctgatctccctctctatctttatctacctctatagtcttatctatccctctgtcttgatttatctctctgtcccggtgttatccttattaaatatattattaagagaattgtgtgggggaaaaaagagggtggacattcttggagggaggaagttaggatggattatggtggggtgggaaccgcgcccggagcctgagccaccaccgtggttagatgcccacccagaccctcccctagactttgtgctggtgcgtccggagttcgcaccttgtggggggggtactgtcacgttcctgacctatttatgttagtttttgtgtgttagttggtcaggacgtgaggttgggtgggcattctatgttatctgtttctatgttggttttggtttgcctggtatggctcttgattagaggcaggtggtttgcgtttgcctctaattaagagtcatatttaggtagggcattctcactgtttgtttgtgggtgattgtctcctgtgtcagtatgtttgttcgtaccacactggactgtagcgtttgtttgtttcgttttcgtttcgatgtcgtctgtttcctgtacgtaagtttatgtttagttatgtaagtttatgttcaggtttcgtcaacgtcgttttgttattttgtagtttgaaagtgttttgtttcgtttcgtgtttgccatcatcgttgtttaataaagatggcttatttcccaaagcctgcgttttggtctgaggatccttctctcctcacctcatccgaggatgaggagagcgtcacccgttacacatGTACAATATGTTCCATTAGATGTCATCAGTGGAAAGGTTAGTTGGTGGTACACTGTAGAGTATCATCATGGAGAGGATACATACCCACACACAAACTGTTTCAGGTTGTGAATTTTCAATGTAATATTTATGCACTTTATTGCACCCTGCACTTTATGGATATCATGACATAATAAATCATCTCTATTTTTGCATGTGAGCCTCTGTTTtggatttttccacattttcgtCAGTCCTGTCCTTTCCATGATCCTACTTTTTCAAACCTACGCACCTGTGACCAACATTATTTGATATTATTAAAGACTATACGAGAGTGCAGGCGACCACCCATTGTTTCTATACTTTAGAGTAGGACATTACATCAGGCCGTTATCAGAGTAAGACATTACATCAGGCCGTTATCAGAGTAAGACATTACATCAGGCCGTTATCAGAGTAAGACATTACATCAGGCCGTTATCAGAGTAAGACATTACATCAGGCCACTATCAGAGTAAGACATTACATCAGGCCATTATCAGAGTAAGACATTACATCAGGCCGTTATCAGAGTAAGACATTACATCAGGCCGTTATCAGAGTAAGACATTGCATCAGGCCATTATCAGAGTAAGACATTACATCAGGCCGTTATCAGAGTAAGACATTACATCAGGCCATTATCAGAGTAAGACATTACATCAGGCCGTTATCAGAGTAAGACATTACATCAGGCCGTTATCAGAGTAAGACATTACATCAGGCCGTTATCAGAGTAAGACATTACATCAGGCCGTTATCAATTTGTGATGTTTTTTTCCAGCCTTGGCAGCTGGGAGAAGGATATGGTCCCCACTTTACCACCTATAAACAGAATCCAGCCTACCAACCAACATCCTGATCTCACATTCCTCTAGCTCTGACTAACAGATGGTAGAATATTGACGTCCTGGTGTCGCGTATTGCAGCCACGACACCGGCCAATGCGGCCCACACGTATGTTAACTCAATTTACGCCTAATCTGGTTTGTGCTAAAAATAAAAATGGTCAAACAGTTTTAGGTTTTGGGGATTTTTATTTTGCGTCATTGCTGTTAGTTGACGTGAGCCCTCCTTGAGATCCAATGACCATAAAGTTGTTTATTTTTGGTTTTGAAACATCTGTTTCTGCCAAAAGAGACATGATTTATCAtcaatcacaggaggttggtggcacctcattggggaggacgggctcgtggtaatgactggaccGGAATCAGTGgagtggtatcaaatacatcaaacacatggttcccatggtttccaggtgtttgatgccattccattgtcTCCGTTCCGGCCATTTTTACGAGCAGTTCTCCccttagcagcctccactgttatcAATATAAGGGATTTAGTACGTTATTGCCATAATTGAATTTGCCGCAATCATTTTTCCTTCACTTAAAACTTCCTCATACTTGCCTGTCATCTTATAGATGCTACACAATTGTTTTGATTTATAAATTGACTCCTGGCTTTGCTTTTAGTAAAGAAGATGGACCAGATGCTCCTCTACAACATGAACATGCTATCAGACTGTGTGTGGGTGGACAGACACGTGTTGGAAGTGTCTGAGAGCTTAAGCATGTGTTCATATGTCCAAATTCTCTTTGGCTGCACTCGTACATGTTCAGGAAAATTGCATTTATTTGAGATTTGGTGGTGTCCTGAGTgattctatctctctttcctccatccgtccctctccttttctctctccccctccctccccctccatttctctaactctctccccatctctctgatGTGATTGTACCACTGGGACCCGGCAACAGATGGGTTTCAAACGTCAGCCTTCCCAAACAGGATATAGATGATGAGTAGGCCCTGGTGCTCCCTGGAGGAGCTACAGATCAAATGGTCCTCTTCCACCTCCCGCCGCTCCCCTCCACCGCTCCCTCTGCTCTCCACGGGGTGGGGTCCGGAcgaggtgaggaagaggaggaggaggaggaaggagctcCACTGTGCTCCAGCAAACCTCTGAGACAAGGGGAGAAGTGGGGGATTCCAGTTTACTTGGTCATGTTCATTCGGCACCAAACGGAAAGAAAAGTACTGAAACAGGAAGGGACTACTTGAACTAAACAAtctcattttcattttcattccATTCCAAAAGGTTTTAAAAAGTATTCCGCAGCgtaccctaatgaacatgacccagttaATATATTCACACCTGCGGTGTGAGTCCTTCTGTGACTCACATGGATACTGTTACGTCATGTTACTGTTACATGTTGCTCAAACTCACCTAGAATGTATCCTCTTTGTATGTTCTCCTTGTTTTGCTGATTTGTCGATAGAATTATGGCTCTCTTGTCCACAGCCATTTTTTATTTCTCTTTGTCACTCCGCACCTCGTTTTGACCCCACTAGTACAGAACTCTTTCATTACTGTCACCATCGCATATATAATAGTGGATCACAGCCCTGAAAACATGTTCAGGCAAACTGCGGTCAAAAATGCATAGTTGTGGTTTGGGGCTTGGAAAGAACCCCCCTTTTCTGCTTCTTCTAGTTTTTCTCAGATGTTCCAAAGCCCAAACGTCAAGCGCGGAAATATATTATTGACATGGATTTGTTTTGTGCCGTTCCTTTTTAACATATTTCCTCCATAAATGTGTCAAAATGGAGGACATCTGTCTCAGTGTGGACTGGGTGATGGATCTGTCCTCCCCAGTGCACTCCATGTGTTTCAGTGTATCTACAGCTGGAGCCTGTTGTGTTCAGTGAAAACaatagcgctaaattagcattaGCATTCAGCCCGATGGCACAGCCAGACAACTCAATCGGATCTGGGCCAAATTCTTTTGTCGTTGGCCCAAGCTAGAGATCAAATGGTCCTCTTCCACCTCCCGCCGCTCCCCTCCACCACTCCCTCTGTTCTCCACAAGGTGGGGTCTGGACgaggtgaggaagaggaagaggaggagtaaggAGCTCCACTGTGCTCCAGCGATCCTCTGAGACAAGGGGAGAAGTGGTGGATTCCAGTttactgggtcatgttcattaggcaacaAACGGAAAGAAGAGTACTGAAACAGGAAGGGACTACCTGGACTAAGAAATCGAATTTTAATTTTCATTCCTTGCAAAAGGTTTTAAAAAGTATTCCGttgcgtgccctaatgaacatgacccagtggAGTTGGTGGGTGGGTGGAGGTTGGTGATGTGGTGGATGATAATTTTCACATTAGGAGGAGAATCACATTTTGAGAGGAAAAACTGGCATTCCAGTGGGCTTATTTGATTAGCCATAATGTCATAGATACAAGAATGTCCTCTGAGAAATAACGGAAAGTAGCCAATGAATTAGTTATTCCCGTCAGCAAATACCCACGCTGCCTGCTTCCTACCCTGCCTCCACCTGCCCCACAGGCCACATTGTTTAGTCAATCTCCAATATGGAGCATAATTATACTAATTTGTTATATTGCATTTCTGAAGATCGGGCAAAAAATAAAGCCTTCTTTCTGAGCTAGGAGGCCCAACTACGCAGTGAGTTCCGGAGACGGTTCTTCATCTCAACCCATGTTGAATAATGTTGACCTAAAGGTGTTTGAAACCAGCAAAAGTGTTATTCTTCCATGAATAGAGCAAACACTTTCACCTAACCTTGGAGTGGGTTTATTGTTAGTAACTTAACTTCTTCATTATTCTGATATACAGTATTTGGATGAAAATGCTCATTTCTGGTCTGATACATGTTTATATGACAATAGGGAGATAATGCTCAGCTGCTGGTAACACTCCCACACTCCTGCACCTGCTCTCACATTTAGACTGCAATCTGGCTATGTACTTTTGGATAGCTTACAACTCCATACACTGCTTCAATTCTAGCAGATATTTTATTGTTTATCAAAAGTGACACTTTATAACTCAAGTTATCATGTAGGGATGAGTAATGGTCAGAGCATCGATTCCATCATGCTCACGACTGTTGAAGAAACACACATATCAGATGGTCATATCCATGGGATTGTGTCTGTGGGGTATGTGGGTCTCTGGGAA comes from Salvelinus fontinalis isolate EN_2023a unplaced genomic scaffold, ASM2944872v1 scaffold_1097, whole genome shotgun sequence and encodes:
- the LOC129848677 gene encoding uncharacterized protein LOC129848677; protein product: MPQPGSPLHPCPGPLPQAGSPLRPRTGPMPQPGSPVRPRPGPLPQPGSPLRPRTGPMPQPGSPVHTRPCPMPNQGAHSTLAPVPCPTREPTPHSPRSHARPGSPVHTRPCPMPNQGAQSALAPVPCPNQGAQSTLAPVPCPTREPTPHSPRSLAPTREPTPHSPLSHAQPGSPLHTRPCPMPNQGAHSTLAPVPCPTREPTPHSPRSHAQPGSPVRPRPGPMPNQGAHSTLAPVPCPTREPSPPSPRSHAQPGSPLHTRPGPMPNQGAHSTLAPVPCPTREPSPPSPRSHAQPGSPLHTRPGPMPNQGAQSALAPVPCPTREPSPPSPRSHAQLGSPLHTRPGPMPNQGAQSALAPVPCPNQGAHSTLAPVPCPTREPTPHSPRSHAQPGSPVRPRPGPMPNQGAHSTLAPVPCPTREPSPPSPRSHAQPGSPVRPLPDL